A genomic window from Melanotaenia boesemani isolate fMelBoe1 chromosome 15, fMelBoe1.pri, whole genome shotgun sequence includes:
- the LOC121654064 gene encoding uncharacterized protein LOC121654064: MSTPAKLRVILGENNSHKLIFPDGIPGSVSELTENIKKQCGIQGSFRLQYMDVDFGNEFTNLESMSDVMDKGTLRVILDAETPRLSDGSPPPSYSAAAASQSTDDRSSFASGNSFDTDILSSSESTSSRSSSWPLVFSIPKFSYESELQLEKANTAFRETGSLLNPDVKLKSAIMDGLMETIVKHKVYLSDAEFSEVAAALITAHPCLKEPGSISGFGGWKTSLKYKLGNYRSKLRRLGCPEVTVNSLKQKPDDRCSPAYGVKKPKKAEVNYCPPYPAGETAETLEQIRVKLLSEVMIRNNEDKVAAMMDKTFALRRLEVVQDAPMVADFKARWPGLFNVREVKAEFKRITTVELQSKFFLQLDAHSENLMKVFARKGGVLGKKIKAVMLPMTRADSIDVKRECILRGLTVYLNEDPQKFVKDYTTDDQCIERDLAETVFGIYVIRHNGADPDDDPEDIGIVLEGVEVLSGLRSVPFAMAMFLGLVYSLNISYPPELKYTFEAVQKIIMEMEGNKLSAKVQTLKTLLARSSF; this comes from the exons ATGTCGACACCAGCAAAGCTGCGAGTAATCTTGGGAGAAAACAACTCACACAAATTGATTTTCCCAGATGGCATTCCAGGATCTGTCAGTGAACTTACagagaatataaaaaaacaatgtggAATACAAGGAAGTTTCAGACTTCAATATATGGATGTTGACTTTGGCAATGAGTTCACCAACTTGGAATCAATGTCAGATGTCATGGATAAAGGTACTCTTAGAGTAATCTTGGATGCAGAAACGCCTCGCCTATCTGATGGATCTCCACCACCTTCGTACTCGGCGGCTGCAGCTTCCCAGTCAACGGATGACCGCTCTTCATTTGCATCTGGTAACTCATTTGACacagatatcctgtcttcttcTGAATCAACCTCTTCTCGGTCATCCAGTTGGCCCCTTGTTTTCAGCATTCCTAAGTTTTCTTATGAAAGTGAACTGCAGCTTGAAAAAGCCAACACAGCTTTCAGAGAAACTGGATCCTTGTTGAATCCTGATGTAAAACTTAAGTCAGCAATCATGGATGGTTTGATGGAAACTATTGTCAAGCACAAAGTGTACCTCTCTGATGCAGAGTTCAGTGAGGTAGCAGCAGCTCTTATAACGGCACATCCTTGCTTGAAAGAGCCAGGTTCCATAAGTGGATTTGGTGGTTGGAAGacaagtttaaaatataaacttggGAACTACAGATCAAAGCTCAGGAGACTTGGATGTCCAGAAGTGACTGTGAATTCTCTGAAACAGAAACCTGATGATCGTTGCAGTCCTGCCTATGGTGTTAAGAAACCTAAAAAGGCTGAAGTGAATTACTGCCCACCATATCCAGCCGGTGAAACAGCTGAAACTTTGGAGCAGATAAGAGTAAAACTCCTGTCTGAAGTAATGATCCGAAATAATGAAGACAAAGTAGCTGCCATGATGGACAAAACGTTTGCACTAAGACGTCTTGAGGTAGTCCAAGATGCACCCATGGTAGCGGATTTCAAAGCAAGGTGGCCAGGTCTCTTTAATGTGAGGGAG gTGAAAGCAGAATTCAAGAGGATAACCACAGTTGAGCTGCAGTCCAAGTTCTTCTTGCAACTTGATGCACATTCTGAAAACTTGATGAAAGTGTTTGCCAGAAAAGGAGGAGTCCTCGGGAAAAAGATAAAGGCAGTGATGCTTCCAATGACTCGG GCTGACAGCATTGATGTCAAAAGAGAATGCATCCTCAGAGGCTTGACAGTGTACTTAAATGAGGATCCACAAAAATTTGTGAAGGACTACACG ACTGATGATCAGTGTATCGAAAGAGACCTGGCAGAAACGGTCTTTGGGATCTATGTGATTCGACACAATGGTGCAGACCCTGATGACGATCCTGAGGACATTGGAATCGTTTTGGAGGGGGTAGAGGTACTGAGTGGTTTGAGAAGTGTCCCATTCGCAATGGCAATGTTTCTCGGACTTGTGTATTCTCTGAACATTAGTTACCCTCCAgaattaaaatatacatttgaaGCTGTGCAGAAAATCATAATGGAGATGGAAGGAAACAAGCTGTCAGCCAAAGTGCAAACTCTCAAAACACTGCTGGCACGTTCATCATTCTAA